One window of the Lysobacter sp. S4-A87 genome contains the following:
- a CDS encoding glycosyltransferase family 2 protein, whose product MTILTASAESVFWLCIALVAYAYAGYPLLVAMFSHRYGQVPFESRICPALTVVVAAYDEELRIAARIDDILAQDYPPQRLQVLVVSDGSRDGTADAAAIGDPRVRVLALPRNVGKAAAINAAMRHVETELVAFTDVRQRFAPRALRALVAPFADPAIGAVTGELVIAAGNRGAATEGVGLYWRMEKRLRADEARLGWLHGVTGAIHAMRRHLFRPIPPGTVLDDMWMPLKVLWSGHQVWMARGSIAHDHASSSADEEFHRKLRTLAGNWQLLARMPALMNPFSNPVFFAWFSHKFLRLLVPWALLLALASSALAPAPFYRWAFYAQLLGYTGAMIGLGLPKLAARLPLLPAASGFVMLNLAALLSLPASLAGPSRLWRKH is encoded by the coding sequence ATGACGATCCTGACCGCCAGCGCCGAGAGCGTGTTCTGGTTGTGCATCGCCCTGGTGGCCTACGCCTATGCCGGCTACCCGTTGCTGGTCGCGATGTTTTCGCACCGCTATGGGCAGGTGCCGTTTGAATCACGGATCTGCCCCGCCCTGACTGTCGTCGTAGCTGCCTACGACGAAGAGCTGCGCATTGCCGCGCGCATCGACGACATCCTCGCCCAGGACTACCCGCCGCAACGCCTGCAGGTGCTGGTGGTGAGCGACGGCAGCCGCGATGGCACCGCCGACGCCGCCGCCATCGGCGACCCGCGCGTGCGCGTGCTTGCACTGCCGCGCAACGTCGGCAAGGCGGCGGCGATCAACGCCGCGATGCGCCATGTCGAAACCGAACTGGTGGCGTTCACCGATGTTCGCCAGCGCTTCGCCCCGCGTGCGCTGCGGGCGCTGGTGGCGCCATTCGCCGACCCTGCCATCGGCGCGGTCACCGGTGAGCTGGTCATTGCCGCCGGCAACCGCGGCGCGGCCACCGAGGGCGTCGGCCTGTACTGGCGCATGGAAAAGCGCCTGCGCGCCGACGAAGCGCGGCTGGGCTGGCTGCATGGCGTCACCGGTGCGATCCATGCGATGCGCCGGCACCTGTTCCGGCCGATCCCGCCGGGAACCGTGCTCGACGACATGTGGATGCCGCTGAAGGTGCTGTGGTCCGGGCACCAGGTGTGGATGGCACGCGGTTCGATCGCACACGACCACGCCAGCTCCAGCGCCGACGAGGAGTTCCACCGCAAGCTGCGCACGCTCGCCGGCAACTGGCAGTTGCTCGCGCGCATGCCGGCGCTGATGAATCCGTTCTCCAACCCGGTGTTCTTCGCCTGGTTCTCGCACAAGTTCCTGCGCCTGCTGGTGCCGTGGGCCCTGCTGCTGGCGCTGGCCTCGTCGGCGCTTGCACCGGCACCGTTCTATCGCTGGGCGTTCTATGCGCAGTTGCTTGGCTATACCGGCGCAATGATCGGCCTGGGCCTGCCCAAGCTCGCCGCGCGACTGCCGCTGCTGCCTGCGGCAAGCGGCTTCGTCATGCTCAACCTGGCGGCGTTGCTGTCGCTTCCGGCGTCGCTGGCCGGGCCGTCGCGCCTGTGGCGGAAACACTGA